Proteins from a genomic interval of Rhipicephalus microplus isolate Deutch F79 chromosome 6, USDA_Rmic, whole genome shotgun sequence:
- the LOC142765758 gene encoding uncharacterized protein LOC142765758, protein MENLKVKELIEICEELGITLGRAKRKQAILDIMKDEGVSAEEVDEAWVDIKARREEAERREVEAREREEAERREAREREERREAREQAERREAREREEAERRERREEAERQERLELKRLELAILQCSQAPSVASPTSQVSGIRIRDQLPPFVVGEDMAKYLVKFEHVCERNALERSLWARNLLALLPGEVSDAITCLSREAFESYDEVKEVLLRRYKLSPEAFRQRFRYAEKGNESHVDFAFRHKADLIEWLKGEGVYDDRDKVVECVALEQFYRCIEDNVRLWLQDRLSEVQLNKAAELAEEYYTRRKLHSRAVRVEKDERKEGFSRKPDQRKPVPHRNFKKDPSLTKDSVGEGQAEAEKSSEVSTTQAFESENKRKPLICYNCKKEGHIARNCQEKFAFATIRESEKNIRLLEPYLQEIRVNKKTCRALRDSAATMDVVHPALVSPDDFTGECAWIRQVAEEQSVRLPIATVVIEGPFGKLCTEAAVSAALNDRFPYLFSNNSEQLLKEQGKSFFPNLACMALTRSQARKLSRQPDLVPCGELSSDLVGGSTEPQKGKFPHESWEQSRERPVADTTGAVSGERGDDVAPLSQSERVATLSPVAESWSELPRVDRETLIGEKREDFSIEALVESQIEARVESQKNAAKVLSKEHYEKSGKKRAFEVDNQVMRLQPPKRNKLEVDWEGPATVLSKPCDTTYEVQVGRRQNKIYNLMKPNVQHQAVVNQLLKASEEEGAENLSSSEVIEGGSKVIWEQINLEPSLSEGGPEKGDLRKIGSEFEDVFSDRPGNMRVIEHDIELSGEESISSKPYRCSPVQRRKCEPLLVPHRYRRLKVAGY, encoded by the exons atggagaaccttaaagtgaaggaactcatcgaaatttgtgaggaactcggcattactttgggccgtgcgaaacgaaagcaagcgatccttgatatcatgaaggatgagggagtgtcggctgaggaagtcgatgaggcctgggtggatattaaagcacgccgtgaggaggctgaaaggcgagaagtagaagctcgcgaacgtgaagaagctgaaaggcgagaagctcgcgaacgtgaagaaaggcgagaagctcgcgaac aggctgaaaggcgcgaagctcgcgaacgtgaagaagctgaaaggcgcgaacgtcgcgaggaggccgagagacaagagcgcctagagttgaaacgactagaattggcaatcctacagtgttcgcaggcgcctagcgtagcttctccgacgagtcaggtcagcggtattagaattcgggatcaactgccaccgttcgtagtaggcgaggacatggcgaagtatctcgtcaagtttgaacacgtctgtgagcgaaacgctttggagcggtctctttgggcgcggaacctgctagctcttcttcccggcgaagtgtccgacgcgataacttgcttgtcgagggaagcgtttgagagctatgacgaggttaaggaagtgctcttgagacgttataagttgtcacccgaggctttcaggcaaaggttccggtatgctgaaaaggggaatgagtcacacgttgacttcgcgtttcgtcataaagccgatttgattgaatggctcaagggcgaaggtgtttatgatgatcgcgataaagtggtggaatgcgttgcactggagcagttctaccgctgcatcgaggataatgtcagactttggctgcaggacagacttagtgaagtacagctaaacaaggcagcagagttagctgaggagtattatactcgccgaaagttgcacagcagggcagtgcgcgttgaaaaagatgagagaaaagagggcttttcaaggaaacctgatcaacggaaacccgttccgcaccgtaatttcaaaaaggacccatctcttactaaggacagtgtaggggaagggcaagcagaagcggagaaatcgagtgaggtttctaccacacaggcatttgaatcggaaaacaaacggaagccgctaatctgctacaactgtaaaaaggaagggcacatcgcgagaaactgtcaggaaaagtttgccttcgcaacgatccgagaatcagagaaaaacattcggttgttggagccgtatctccaagaaattagggtgaataagaaaacgtgccgagcacttagagactcagcggcaaccatggacgttgtccatcctgcattggtgtctccggatgacttcacaggagaatgcgcgtggatcaggcaggtcgccgaggagcagagtgttcgcttaccaatcgccaccgttgtcattgaaggcccgttcggtaagctttgcaccgaagcagctgtgtctgccgcgctgaacgatcgttttccttatcttttctccaacaactcggagcagcttctcaaagagcagggcaaatcgttcttccccaacttagcgtgcatggctctcacgcgatcgcaagcgcggaagctatcgcggcagcctgatctggttccatgcggtgaactctcaagtgaccttgtcggcgggtcgacggaaccccagaaaggaaagtttccgcatgagtcatgggagcagtcacgcgagcggcccgtcgccgacacgaccggcgcggtttccggagaaaggggagacgacgtggcgccattgagtcagagcgagagggttgcaacgctctcgcctgtagcggaaagttggagcgagctgccgagagttgatcgagagacgctcattggaGAGAAACGTGAGGatttctcgattgaagcgctagtggaaagccaaattgaagcgcgagtggaaagccagaaaaacgcggcaaaagtgctgtcgaaggagcactacgagaaatcggggaagaagcgcgcttttgaagttgataatcaggtaatgcggctgcagccacccaaaaggaacaagcttgaggttgattgggaagggcccgccacagtattatcgaagccttgcgatacaacttatgaggtgcaagtaggaaggcggcagaacaaaatttacaacttgatgaaacccaatgttcaacatcaagcggtcgtaaatcagctgttgaaggcttcagaggaagagggagcagaaaatttgagttctagtgaggtgatcgaagggggatcgaaagtaatttgggagcagataaacctagagcctagcttaagtgaaggaggacctgagaaaggggacctgagaaagattggttccgagtttgaagacgtgttttcggaccgccccggaaacatgagggtgatcgaacacgatatcgagctaagcggtgaggagtcaatcagtagcaagccgtatcgttgttcccctgtgcaacgtcgcaagtgtgagccgctcttggtgccgcataggtatcgtcgcctaaaagtggccggttactga